TGAGACGATGGCGAAAGCGAAATTTGAGCGGACGAAGCCGCACGCGAACGTGGGGACGATCGGGCACGTGGACCATGGCAAGACGAGCCTGACGGCGGCGATCACGAAAGTGCTGGCGATGAAGAAGATGGCGGAGTACCGGGCG
The Chloroflexota bacterium DNA segment above includes these coding regions:
- the tuf gene encoding elongation factor Tu (EF-Tu; promotes GTP-dependent binding of aminoacyl-tRNA to the A-site of ribosomes during protein biosynthesis; when the tRNA anticodon matches the mRNA codon, GTP hydrolysis results; the inactive EF-Tu-GDP leaves the ribosome and release of GDP is promoted by elongation factor Ts; many prokaryotes have two copies of the gene encoding EF-Tu); the encoded protein is MAKAKFERTKPHANVGTIGHVDHGKTSLTAAITKVLAMKKMAEYRA